The Pyrenophora tritici-repentis strain M4 chromosome 2, whole genome shotgun sequence genome window below encodes:
- a CDS encoding DUF1421 multi-domain protein, whose amino-acid sequence MDIPRGHAAMPLTEPDFLDFVYNYFKAEYYPIRSFWSTATAFPNQTQRWIAMGHELAPQVIRPANAQAQKDLESLDYFTRKWNLDASFVRGLVIRFSKYELHERLEKKLYECARLDLMVRKALKEKHLIDALWPSPAPRNIAKDLLQQGVQVRQWYGDMFHKYFRVLHSIESFQLRPEVDHHIKTSGTLMLLPHVDHLVFGNVDPIIPIVARGAGYANAKGHDRRDRTVPGFGEPGKFEIRFDAPAEVTDTFTTSVVRQCECMKCGTKRDVQVVISVDPNPTTRNVSRHQGARPSARTSEPIPPRQPPRPQAVTQNANVPRPSTPELKKQCPRCTFLNDPNLTVCEMCEASLPDTTISKPPSPVAVTRTPSHSHSVSAPPPTAPNPRQEALKKEQRPGAPNRHSLSASLFSIFPFSQQQQQEHRAKLPPTQQVQTETAVPSKPQQQEMKQEARPSSKEGKRAQAAPPVVSHAESSSRQQGRATTLPNRTDTPPEPELSRHPEMTMMPLSPSPPSSASKRPAPAGLPSNLMDDFVPVSPAFVREEEDEDAGWGSMSREEARQGDTSSDEDDDRRGSEERGTGMIDLDAVAREEADVWGDRDD is encoded by the coding sequence ATGGATATCCCTCGCGGCCACGCAGCGATGCCGCTCACAGAGCCTGATTTTCTGGACTTTGTCTACAACTACTTCAAGGCTGAATACTACCCCATCCGGTCTTTCTGGTCTACAGCTACGGCATTTCCCAACCAAACCCAACGATGGATAGCCATGGGTCACGAATTAGCGCCACAGGTCATTCGGCCCGCCAACGCGCAGGCGCAAAAGGATTTGGAGTCTCTGGATTACTTTACAAGAAAGTGGAACCTAGACGCTAGTTTTGTAAGAGGCTTGGTGATTAGGTTCTCCAAGTATGAATTGCACGAACGGCTAGAGAAGAAGCTGTACGAGTGTGCGAGACTGGATTTGATGGTGCGCAAAGCACTCAAGGAAAAGCACTTGATTGATGCATTGTGGCCTAGTCCAGCGCCGCGAAATATTGCAAAGGATTTATTGCAGCAAGGTGTTCAGGTTCGGCAGTGGTATGGCGACATGTTCCACAAGTACTTCCGCGTCTTGCATTCTATCGAGTCGTTCCAACTCCGCCCGGAAGTCGACCACCATATCAAGACAAGCGGAACGCTCATGCTTCTTCCTCATGTAGATCATCTCGTGTTTGGAAATGTGGATCCCATCATTCCTATCGTAGCCAGAGGCGCAGGGTATGCGAATGCAAAAGGACATGACAGGAGGGATAGGACTGTACCGGGTTTTGGCGAGCCAGGCAAGTTCGAGATTAGGTTCGATGCGCCTGCTGAAGTCACCGACACCTTCACTACGAGCGTAGTTCGGCAGTGTGAGTGTATGAAATGTGGGACAAAGCGAGACGTACAGGTGGTGATATCCGTCGATCCAAATCCGACCACCAGAAACGTGAGCAGACACCAAGGAGCGAGACCATCGGCGAGAACTAGTGAACCAATACCTCCCCGCCAGCCTCCCAGACCACAGGCTGTAACTCAGAATGCCAACGTCCCACGGCCATCGACACCGGAGCTCAAAAAGCAGTGTCCCCGCTGCACGTTCCTCAACGACCCCAATCTCACCGTCTGCGAGATGTGCGAAGCAAGCCTCCCAGATACAACCATCAGCAAGCCCCCCAGTCCAGTAGCAGTTACAAGAACACCCTCGCATTCCCACTCGGTATCCGCCCCGCCCCCTACAGCGCCCAACCCACGCCAAGAAGCTCTCAAGAAGGAACAAAGACCCGGAGCGCCAAACAGACACAGTCTAAGCGCCAGTCTCTTCTCAATCTTCCCATTCtcgcagcaacagcaacaagAGCATCGTGCCAAGCTGCCGCCTACGCAACAAGTCCAAACAGAGACAGCCGTGCCATCCAAACCTCAGCAACAGGAGATGAAACAAGAGGCGAGACCGTCTTCCAAAGAAGGCAAAAGGGCACAAGCGGCACCCCCTGTAGTATCTCACGCAGAATCTTCATCAAGACAGCAAGGTCGAGCCACTACCCTACCAAATCGCACCGACACACCACCGGAGCCAGAACTCTCGCGCCATCCCGAAATGACAATGATGCCACTTTCACCCTCACCCCCATCATCTGCTTCGAAACGGCCCGCACCCGCTGGTCTTCCAAGTAATCTAATGGACGACTTTGTGCCCGTTTCCCCAGCATTTGTGCGAGAGGAAGAGGATGAAGATGCGGGATGGGGTTCCATGAGTCGTGAAGAAGCTAGACAGGGAGATACCAGTAGtgatgaagatgatgatAGAAGAGGGAGCGAAGAGAGGGGGACGGGTATGATAGATTTGGATGCTGTAGCGAGAGAGGAAGCGGATGTTTGGGGGGATAGAGATGACTAG
- a CDS encoding Dimer-Tnp-hAT multi-domain protein, whose protein sequence is MPSIPAKRKPEAAEEADTPFKRAQRTRKPTLKALLGDGSQPTQPIELPESTPDPPTEPPTQVIEPPTRAIEPPCKPVQQPEERPRRASPLPILAASQASRLTDEPAWESQLMFDKPEDSIVQPLAFSSAATEASVEEDSAVSVDFRDFEGVDWSRLKGFVAPLSTPRGKASWIFQHGWRVWKEGTHHPDELYFVCKYCHIHKLPNGVHRVTKSTTAANGHLQLDKPGHRLSKDGPILSKPLRKHGQQSLRQAALSGVKFSLEAYKTIGNFDVQEFRQAAALWLVDNNRPLREFETPAFRKMIRLANPEAEAALWRSHNSVSAFVMRLYSWLRPQVVRALAEAESKVHISFDGWTTKGGKRGFFSVVAHYANSKGAIVDLPIALPQLVGAHTGEAIADAVTKILQSFSINRSKLGYFVLDNAYNNDTAVNKLAAMYHFSASDRRLRCACHILNLVGQTIMFGRDADAYNNALENTKMEDFYMKEWRKEGPLGVYLDIINYINTPKQWSIFEDCQREAVNSMPTGASGGTREPIKPCVTRWNSYYDCFKRGVQLQQAINAYATYHIRETEQADEQAAIRGNKLPDVPRWMRSDGLTAADWAVITEYMAILQPLKFATDRLQGRGKCGRFGALYEVIPVFESVITELDARLRPYESVNHEPSEAPEDHIPINLRAARRKASNYFTKILQSPIYYAATALHPRYKTYSKRFWRDKPTQLSTAHAKFLRVWAAYKPAAAATTPTPAPKPTMSSFDDAIDAILDEDGEHTLEVEDEYDSWLKEPMWTSDQHKEGPTAVQYWLSLKPKYPHLSRLAIDVLTIPASSSDCERVFAGTGDIIEPQRRKIGAQLLAALVCLQRWTRAGFTTPSTTTAAKHTDEELTEEFAIGTWEEPPAELS, encoded by the coding sequence atgccctctataccagcaaaacgcaagcccgaggctgccgaagaagctgatactcccttcaagcgagcacaacgtacgcgcaaacctacgctcaaagcgctgttgggtgacggcagccagccaacccagccgatagagctgccagaaagtacgccggatccgcctacagagccgcctacacaagttatcgagccgcccacacgggctattgaaccgccatgtaagcctgtacaacaacccgaggagcgccctcggcgggcatcaccactgcctattttggctgcctcacaagcctctcggctcactgatgagccagcctgggagtcgcagttaatgtttgataagccagaggactctattgtacagcctttagctttctctagcgctgccactgaggcttcggtggaggaggatagcgctgtgagcgtcgattttcgcgactttgagggcgtcgattggtcgcgattaaaggggtttgtcgcgccgctgagcactccacgaggcaaggcaagctggatttttcaacacggctggcgtgtctggaaggagggtactcaccacccagatgagttgtactttgtgtgcaagtactgtcatattcataagctacctaatggtgtacaccgagtaacgaagtcaaccactgccgccaacgggcacctccagcttgataaacctggtcatcggctcagcaaagatggtccaatcctaagcaaacctctccgcaaacatggacaacaatcacttcgtcaggcagctctaagcggtgtcaaatttagtctagaggcgtacaagactataggaaacttcgacgtacaagaatttcggcaggcagctgcgctctggctggtcgacaacaacagaccactccgcgagtttgagacgccggcttttcgcaagatgatcaggcttgctaatcctgaggcagaggcggcgttatggaggtctcataacagcgtgtcagcgttcgtgatgaggttgtacagttggctacggcctcaggtggtgcgcgcgttggctgaagccgagagcaaggtacatataagcttcgatgggtggacgacaaaaggcggcaaacgtggcttcttttctgtagttgctcactacgccaacagtaagggcgcgatagttgacctacccatcgcgctgccgcagctggtgggtgcccacactggtgaggcgatagctgacgctgtaaccaaaatcctgcaatccttcagcattaatcgcagcaaactcggctactttgtgctcgataacgcttacaataacgacaccgctgttaacaaactcgccgcgatgtaccacttttctgcctccgatcgccgcctccgctgcgcttgccacatacttaaccttgttggccaaacgattatgttcgggagggatgctgacgcgtataacaacgccctggagaacacaaagatggaggatttttacatgaaggagtggcggaaagaaggaccgcttggcgtgtatcttgatattatcaactacatcaacacgccgaagcagtggagtatttttgaagattgccaacgcgaggcagttaacagcatgcccacaggcgccagcggcggcactcgcgagccaattaagccgtgtgttacacgttggaacagctattacgactgctttaagcgcggagttcagctccaacaagctatcaacgcatacgccacgtaccacattcgcgagactgaacaggctgacgaacaggcagctattagaggaaacaagctgcctgatgtgccgcggtggatgaggtcagacggccttacggcggctgactgggcggtgattactgagtacatggcgatactgcagccgctcaagtttgctacagatcgcctccaaggccgcggcaagtgtggccgttttggcgcactctacgaggtcatcccagtatttgagagtgtgataactgagctggatgcacgccttcggccatacgaatcggtcaaccacgagccatctgaggcgcccgaagatcacatcccgatcaacctgcgagccgcgaggcgaaaagcgagcaattactttactaagatcctccaaagtcccatttactacgcagctacggcactacatccacgatataaaacatactctaagcgcttctggcgcgacaaacctacacaattgagcaccgcgcacgcgaagtttctgcgggtttgggctgcctacaagcctgccgctgctgccacaacaccaacccctgcgccaaaacctaccatgagcagctttgacgacgctatcgacgctatactagatgaggacggcgagcatacattggaggtggaggatgagtacgatagctggttaaaagagcctatgtggacgtctgatcaacacaaggagggtccaacagctgtacagtactggttatcgttgaagccgaagtatccacatctttcacgattggcgatcgacgtgttgactatacccgcctccagctctgattgtgagcgcgtttttgcgggaactggcgatataattgagccacaaaggcggaaaattggcgcgcagttactggctgctttggtgtgcttgcaacggtggactcgtgcaggttttacaacaccaagcacgacaacagcagcaaagcatactgatgaggagctcacggaagagtttgcgataggaacgtgggaagagccgcctgcagaattgtcatag
- a CDS encoding PyrE, Orotate phosphoribosyltransferase, which translates to MSLPEFKQNFLKDCVSAGALKFGTFTLKSKRISPYFFNAGLFHRADLLRSISSAYAHTLKTHGDSDPSFQWDILFGPAYKGIPLAAASVDKLADLDLAKYGQKSYSFNRKEAKNHGEGGNIVGASLKGKKIVIVDDVITAGTAIREAIDIIKREGGELVGIIVAFDRQEKTPTPNDDDGKPGPSAIGEVRKQYGIPVLAILTLDDVVEYLRSLGGEEDLKKLDEYRAKYKASD; encoded by the coding sequence ATGTCGCTCCCCGAGTTCAAGCAAAACTTCCTCAAGGACTGTGTCTCAGCTGGCGCTCTTAAATTCGGCACCTTTACGCTCAAATCCAAGCGCATATCACCTTACTTCTTCAATGCGGGACTCTTTCACAGGGCTGACCTGCTGCGCTCCATATCCTCAGCGTATGCGCACACACTCAAGACACATGGCGACTCAGACCCTTCGTTCCAATGGGACATTCTGTTCGGACCGGCCTACAAAGGCATTCCCCTAGCCGCCGCATCAGTCGACAAGCTCGCTGATCTAGACCTTGCCAAGTACGGTCAGAAGAGTTACAGTTTCAACCGCAAAGAGGCAAAGAACCACGGTGAGGGTGGAAACATAGTTGGCGCGAGTCTGAAAGGAAAGAAGATTGTCATTGTTGATGATGTCATCACTGCGGGCACTGCCATCAGGGAGGCTATCGACATCATCAAGAGGGAAGGCGGGGAGTTGGTCGGAATCATCGTCGCTTTCGATAGGCAGGAGAAGACACCTACACCCAATGACGATGACGGGAAGCCGGGACCAAGTGCGATTGGCGAGGTCAGGAAACAGTATGGCATTCCTGTCCTTGCGATCTTGACGTTGGATGATGTCGTCGAATACCTGAGAAGTCTGGGCGGAGAAGAGGATTTGAAGAAGCTGGATGAGTATCGGGCCAAGTACAAGGCGAGCGATTAA
- a CDS encoding TIM22, Mitochondrial import inner membrane translocase, subunit TIM22, which translates to MGIWDSLTGRKSKETATQSPQNSDFVKEDTFQPTPFDPNTAIQNPSEFLLDPSQLHPLAGLNQGTLDYLSLEDSVLSDLPGAQSALPSRGWSDDLCYGTGVSYLSALTIGGAWGLAEGLQKNPPSMPPRLRINGVLNAVTRRGPFLGNSAGVIAMVYNGINSTIGHYRGKHETSNSIVAGALSGALFKSTRGTRQMAISSGICATVAGGWAITRKVFFEPDQRAID; encoded by the exons ATGGGCAT CTGGGACTCCCTAACAGGGCGGAAGTCCAAGGAAACGGCTACACAATCGCCCCAAAATTCCGACTTTGTAAAAGAAGACACCTTCCAACCCACGCCTTTCGACCCCAACACGGCCATTCAGAACCCCTCAGAATTTCTTCTCGATCCCTCGCAACTGCACCCGCTCGCTGGCCTTAACCAAGGCACACTCGACTATCTATCACTAGAAGACTCAGTCCTATCAGATCTACCCGGCGCACAATCAGCCCTCCCATCTCGCGGCTGGTCAGACGACTTATGTTATGGCACCGGAGTATCGTATCTATCTGCCCTAACAATTGGGGGAGCATGGGGACTAGCTGAGGGGCTACAAAAGAACCCGCCGAGTATGCCGCCACGGTTGCGAATCAACGGTGTACTCAATGCGGTAACCCGGAGAGGGCCTTTCTTGGGCAACAGCGCGGGCGTGATTGCCATGGTTTACAATGGAATAAACAGCACCATTGGTCACTACCGGGGGAAGCATGAGACAAGTAACAGTATAGTGGCGGGCGCGCTGAGTGGCGCCCTCTTCAAGAGCACACGGGGGACAAGACAAATGGCCATTAGCTCGGGCATATGCGCGACTGTGGCAGGAGGCTGGGCT ATAACACGAAAGGTCTTCTTCGAGCCCGACCAAAGAGCAATCGATTAG
- a CDS encoding Glyco-hydro-47 domain containing protein — protein sequence MRRIKVSRGAPYQQPMTRQHKRFLLYALLCTLTFGAYYWLFSQPIDPLAVAFEDHEAYMQDGSSFDHVKSKQSYDWREAPFVNKIASYIPLPTGTPLKLPPVQSKHFPETRAQRRYREERRVAIRNEFRQSWNSYKEFAWAQDELRPVTAQGEASFGGWGATLVDSLDTLWIMGFKEEFYEAVEAVAAIDFGRTNLTTVSVFETTIRYLGGLLSAYDMSAKPILLKKALQLGEMLYRAFDTTNNTPLGWLHVENAKATDRTAFTPESNLCFACLGSLTMEFTRLAQITEESKYYDAVARITRLMDRAQDKTRIPGLWPTMMSAANEDFTVSSTFSIGALADSTYEYFPKMHALLGGLDKAYEKLYRESAKKIDEHMLFRPMVPDKAHGEDLLMCGDIYTYDDGVHLDPTMQHLTCFIGGMFGLAGRLFNEPGHVDLGAKLTKGCIYAYAATQTGIMPETFDMVPCKSRNSCPWNESAWEEGVMRHYSSKYVKDLESAVKQYRIPTGFTNIRDKRYLLRPEAIESVFIMYRITGDRQYLNDAWDMFSSIVTATRTPYANGQVRDVTFVAPKAPGRGFQSAPGADGELSTREQNIENKMESFWTAETLKYFYLIFSTPDMISLDDWVFNTEAHPFRRPKPT from the coding sequence ATGCGTAGGATCAAAGTGTCGCGCGGGGCGCCATACCAACAACCCATGACGAGGCAACACAAGCGGTTCCTGCTCTACGCTCTTCTCTGTACCCTCACGTTCGGCGCCTATTACTGGCTCTTCTCACAGCCCATTGATCCCCTGGCTGTCGCCTTTGAGGATCATGAAGCCTACATGCAGGATGGCTCGAGTTTTGATCACGTCAAGTCTAAGCAGTCGTACGATTGGCGCGAGGCGCCTTTTGTGAACAAGATCGCATCCTACATACCGCTACCTACTGGCACGCCGCTTAAGCTGCCGCCCGTTCAGTCCAAGCACTTTCCCGAAACACGCGCGCAACGAAGATACCGTGAGGAACGTAGGGTCGCCATACGGAACGAGTTCAGACAGAGCTGGAATAGTTACAAGGAGTTCGCGTGGGCACAGGATGAGCTTAGGCCCGTCACAGCCCAGGGCGAGGCGTCGTTTGGCGGCTGGGGCGCCACGCTGGTCGACTCACTAGATACGCTGTGGATCATGGGCTTCAAAGAGGAGTTCTATGAGGCTGTTGAGGCAGTCGCGGCCATCGATTTTGGCAGGACGAACCTTACCACGGTTAGCGTCTTCGAGACGACGATTAGATACCTGGGAGGGCTGTTGAGCGCATACGACATGAGTGCGAAGCCCATCTTGCTTAAGAAAGCATTGCAACTCGGAGAGATGCTTTACCGGGCTTTTGACACCACAAACAACACTCCTCTGGGCTGGCTTCATGTGGAAAATGCAAAGGCGACAGACAGGACTGCGTTTACTCCCGAGTCCAACCTTTGCTTTGCTTGCCTTGGTTCGCTGACCATGGAGTTTACTCGGCTTGCCCAAATCACAGAAGAATCAAAGTACTACGACGCCGTCGCCCGCATCACTCGGCTTATGGATCGCGCACAAGACAAAACCAGGATACCCGGGTTGTGGCCAACAATGATGAGTGCGGCCAATGAGGATTTCACCGTGTCTAGTACCTTTTCTATAGGCGCGCTTGCCGATAGCACGTACGAGTACTTCCCCAAGATGCACGCGCTACTTGGCGGTTTGGACAAGGCGTACGAGAAGCTGTACCGCGAGTCAGCCAAGAAAATTGACGAGCATATGCTCTTCCGGCCCATGGTCCCTGACAAGGCACATGGGGAGGATCTGTTAATGTGTGGCGATATCTATACATATGACGACGGAGTCCATCTAGACCCAACGATGCAGCATCTTACGTGCTTCATCGGCGGCATGTTTGGTTTGGCAGGTCGCCTCTTTAACGAACCCGGCCATGTTGATCTTGGCGCAAAGCTCACAAAGGGGTGCATCTACGCATATGCTGCTACACAGACTGGCATCATGCCGGAGACATTCGACATGGTCCCCTGCAAGTCTCGCAACTCTTGCCCATGGAACGAATCAGCCTGGGAAGAGGGCGTGATGCGTCACTACAGCAGTAAGTATGTCAAGGACCTGGAATCCGCCGTGAAACAGTACAGAATTCCGACTGGCTTTACCAACATCCGCGATAAACGGTACCTCCTAAGACCTGAAGCCATCGAGTCCGTCTTCATCATGTACCGCATCACTGGCGATCGCCAATATCTCAACGACGCTTGGGACATGTTCTCCAGTATCGTCACCGCCACACGAACACCATACGCCAATGGGCAAGTACGAGACGTGACTTTTGTTGCGCCCAAAGCCCCCGGCCGAGGCTTCCAGTCTGCCCCGGGTGCTGATGGGGAGCTGAGTACGCGCGAACAGAACATCGAAAACAAGATGGAGAGTTTTTGGACGGCGGAAACGTTGAAGTATTTCTACCTCATCTTCAGTACGCCCGATATGATCAGTCTGGACGACTGGGTTTTCAACACTGAAGCGCATCCCTTCCGGAGGCCGAAACCGACGTAA
- a CDS encoding PAN-1 domain containing protein, with protein sequence MLRLSRQSLLALICANAALATPTSFSDRILSRDLEVRQDNATKCPVTYTSRNGLNFTSYCEQNNPFNDAIIENGFGKSFQTNTYPECMEHCSRYWGNGEGCFGVVWVESAGACWIRNSNVSTASLVPLAGHYSALVDRKDMKGYDTACPNTDLSINTLPGVSGMQYTTHCGKVIGGNDLCFSGYPCLPSPYSGFYHAATLEDCMAICVDQHPLCRSVSWNPGLEIGFANCWPKTGTDAGFGDPVKNTGVFHSAEITQFDQVDTKCPLRPSYTTEYSRDENQSGVMFDIHCGQLNQGTNITSLHVQNITACMEACASSDKACRAILFDSTLQGGYKNCYLQNTTSIITNQSFSTYAVIHNIDVPSSAPTPAPSANDDTSLSSKAWIAGPAVGGVVALAAIGFAIFWWRRRKSAKSAGADKDGHAMGNAGYGPAPAYSPAEIDTRHSYYDAHAAAEVDGHGTSEMPDSTKYAHNHGPKSEAQELAA encoded by the exons TAAGATTGTCAAGACAGAGCTTGCTGGCTCTGATATGTGCAAATGCTGCCCTTGCAACACCTACGA GTTTCTCAGACCGTATACTCAGTCGCGATCTCGAAGTACGTCAGGACAATGCGACCAAATGCCCCGTTACCTACACATCGCGAAATGGCCTCAACTTTACCTCGTACTGCGAGCAGAACAACCCGTTCAATG ATGCAATAATTGAGAACGGTTTCGGTAAATCCTTTCAGACAAACACTTATCCAGAATGTATGGAGCACTGCTCACGCTATTGGGGCAATGGCGAAGGTTGCTTTGGTGTCGTTTGGGTCGAGAGCGCCGGCGCGTGTTGGATAAGGAACAGCAACGTCTCTACCGCAAGCCTTGTGCCGTTGGCTGGCCACTATTCCGCACTCGTCGACAGGAAAGATATGAAGGGATACGATACAGCATGCCCGAATACCGATTTGTCGATCAACACCCTGCCCGGCGTCAGTGGGATGCAATACACCACCCACTGCGGAAAGGTTATTGGGGGCAACGACCTTTGCTTCAGTGGATACCCATGTTTGCCAAGCCCATACTCAGGTTTCTACCATGCGGCGACGCTCGAAGACTGCATGGCGATATGTGTTGATCAGCATCCACTCTGTCGTTCTGTTTCCTGGAATCCCGGTCTTGAGATTGGTTTCGCCAACTGCTGGCCCAAAACCGGTACGGATGCTGGATTCGGAGACCCCGTCAAGAACACTGGTGTCTTCCATTCTGCGGAGATAACACAGTTTGACCAGGTCGACACAAAGTGCCCCTTGCGCCCCTCCTATACTACCGAATATAGTAGAGACGAAAATCAGAGTGGGGTCATGTTCGATATCCACTGTGGACAGCTGAATCAAGGCACAAACATTACGAGCTTACATGTGCAGAATATAACTGCCTGCATGGAAGCTTGTGCATCCAGCGACAAGGCGTGCAGAGCTATACTGTTCGACTCCACACTCCAGGGCGGGTACAAGAACTGCTACCTACAAAATACCACGAGCATTATCACGAACCAATCATTCTCCACTTACGCTGTCATCCACAACATCGACGTTCCCTCTTCTGCCCCCACTCCAGCCCCTTCTGCCAACGATGACACCTCATTGTCAAGCAAAGCGTGGATCGCCGGCCCCGCCGTCGGCGGCGTGGTCGCTCTTGCAGCCATTGGATTCGCGATCTTTTGGTGGCGTCGGAGGAAATCAGCCAAGAGTGCTGGTGCAGATAAAGATGGACATGCGATGGGCAATGCAGGATACGGGCCCGCCCCTGCCTATAGTCCGGCAGAAATTGATACGCGGCACTCGTATTATGATGCCCATGCTGCCGCGGAGGTGGATGGCCACGGCACGAGTGAGATGCCCGATAGCACAAAGTATGCGCATAATCACGGACCGAAGAGTGAGGCGCAGGAGTTGGCGGCATAA